From a single Brassica rapa cultivar Chiifu-401-42 chromosome A01, CAAS_Brap_v3.01, whole genome shotgun sequence genomic region:
- the LOC103829286 gene encoding TORTIFOLIA1-like protein 5, producing the protein MPSVQMRSSPSVSPPRTVTDLKQRVIACLNRLSDRDTQSLAAAELDSIALNLSPEAFSLFINCLQTTDSSAKSPVRKHCVSLLSLLSRSHGDSLAPHLPKMVSTVLRRLRDPDTSVRAACATASVDMTTNITEPPFSVLAGPMIEALIHDCDANAQIGAAVCLAAAIDAADDPDVEQLQKALPKIGKLLKSEGFKAKPELLGAIGSVIGAIGGRNSDKAVLDWLLPNVLEFLSSDDWHARKAAAEAVARVATAEEELAPLYKKACLGVLESRRFDKVKLVRERMNHTLSLWKQLGDDSPDSSSLSKSGKGINTLKSKEKNPNVPTGSKLNDVEDELRPLGTKRVLFPAKPSKVKENRSNKSQAVAVVQSGDEEEESSSSSSSQRKNAEEELSLIRNQITQIEKQQSSLLDLFQRFMESSQNEMQSLGRRVRCLETSFSVLSTDLLVSRTITQNGNHKRNAHLQN; encoded by the coding sequence ATGCCTTCCGTTCAAATGCGCTCGTCTCCGTCTGTTTCACCGCCGAGGACGGTTACTGATCTCAAGCAGCGAGTCATCGCCTGTCTCAACCGTCTCTCCGATCGCGACACTCAATCTCTAGCCGCCGCAGAGCTCGACTCAATCGCTCTCAACCTCTCACCGGAGGCTTTCTCCCTCTTCATAAACTGTCTCCAAACCACAGACTCTTCAGCTAAGTCTCCCGTTAGGAAACACTGCGTCTCTCTCCTCTCCCTACTCTCTCGTTCCCATGGAGACTCCCTCGCTCCTCACCTCCCGAAGATGGTCTCCACCGTCCTCCGCCGTCTCCGCGATCCTGACACCTCCGTCCGCGCCGCTTGCGCAACCGCTTCCGTCGATATGACCACCAACATCACCGAACCGCCTTTCTCCGTCCTCGCCGGGCCAATGATCGAAGCCTTGATCCACGACTGCGATGCCAACGCGCAGATAGGAGCCGCCGTGTGCCTTGCGGCGGCTATAGACGCGGCTGATGATCCTGATGTCGAGCAGTTGCAGAAAGCGCTTCCGAAGATCGGGAAGTTGCTCAAATCGGAAGGCTTCAAGGCGAAACCTGAACTTCTAGGAGCCATAGGAAGCGTAATCGGCGCCATTGGAGGCAGAAACAGCGACAAGGCGGTTCTAGATTGGCTATTACCTAACGTGTTGGAGTTTCTAAGCAGCGATGATTGGCATGCGAGGAAAGCTGCTGCGGAGGCCGTGGCTAGAGTAGCTACGGCTGAAGAAGAGTTAGCTCCTTTGTATAAGAAGGCAtgtcttggtgttcttgagagCAGAAGATTTGATAAGGTTAAGCTTGTTAGGGAGAGGATGAATCATACGTTGAGTCTATGGAAGCAACTTGGAGATGATTCTCCAGACTCATCTTCCCTCTCCAAATCAGGAAAAGGAATCAACACATTGAAGAGCAAAGAAAAGAATCCAAACGTACCAACAGGCTCAAAGTTAAATGATGTTGAAGATGAGCTGCGGCCATTGGGGACGAAAAGGGTTCTGTTTCCGGCAAAACCGTCTAAGGTCAAAGAGAATAGATCTAATAAGTCACAAGCTGTTGCTGTTGTTCAGAGtggtgatgaagaagaggagagtagtagtagtagttcaTCACAGAGAAAGAATGCAGAAGAAGAGTTGTCTCTGATAAGAAACCAGATCACTCAGATCGAAAAACAGCAGTCTAGTCTGTTAGATCTCTTTCAGCGATTCATGGAGAGCTCGCAGAACGAAATGCAGTCGCTGGGGAGACGAGTGCGTTGTCTAGAGACATCATTCAGTGTACTCTCCACTGATTTGTTAGTGTCTCGCACCATAACACAAAATGGCAACCACAAACGAAATGCCCATCTACAGAATTGA